CCTCGCCGAGGGCTTCCTTGCTGGCGGACTTGATGGTGGTCAGTGCCTCGCGGGCCTTCTCGGGCTGCTGGTCGAGGAGCGCGAGGCCCACGCCCGCCTGGATGTTGATGACGGAGATGCTGTGCGCCAGCACGTCGTGCAGCTCGCGGGCGATGCGCAGCCGCTCCTCGTCGGCGCGGCGGCGCTTGGCCTCCTCGCGCTCGGCCCTGGCGGCGGCCCACTGCTCGCGGCGCGTACGCATCAACTCGCCGCCGGCGACCACCGCCAGCACCCAGGCGATGACGAACAGCACCTGGCCCCAGTGGCCGCCGCCGTCGTCGCTCGGCGGCAGCCAGCGGTAGAGGACGGAGGTGTACGCGATGTGGCCGGCGAAGAGCAGCCCGAGCGCCCCCCAGACGGCGTGCCGCTCCCCCACGGAGATGGCGGCGAAGCAGGCGACGGCGGCGCTGAGGAAGATCGGCCCGTACGGGAAGCCCGTGGCCAGATAGCCGAGGCAGACGGCGACGGTGCCGAAGGCGGCGGTGCGCGGGTAGCGGTGGCGCAGCAGGAGGAGCACGGCGGCGGCGAGGAGGAAGCCGATGGCACCGGGGAAGGGGTCGACGCGGTCGGTGGCCTGGGCGGCGCCGCGGGTGCCGACGACCATGAAGAACGTCAGGAAGAGGGTGGAGCGCCAGGGGAGGCGGTCGCGGCTGGGCAGCCAGCGGAGCATGCCGGGAAGCGGGCGGCCGTCATTGTCGTCGGGGGCGGTACGCGGGCCGCCTGGGGCAGAGGGGCCGCCGGACGGGGGCCCCGGCCATCGCCGGCCGCCGGCCTCGTCTTCCCGCCCCCACCACGGGGGTCCTCCGCGTCGCATGGCTGAAACGCTAACCGGCACCGGCGCCTGCGGGCGTCAGCCGTACGCGGACACCCGGCGTACTCCCGGTGGAGTACCTGCTCAGCGAGGGCGGGGCCGGTGGTTGCGAGGGCCGGGGCCGGGGGTGCCTGGGCGTGGCGGTCCCGGGGCGGTCCCCGGGGCGGTCCAGCGGAGGGGGCGGCTACCCGGCGGGGATGCTCAGGCGCGTCGGCCGCAAGGTGCGCACCTTCACCGTCGAGGAGCAAGCGCTGGGGCTGGGAGGTCAACCAGTACGTCAAGGGCGCGACGGCGAAGTCCTCCGACGAGGAGCTGCTCGCCGCCCCCGGCCACTCTTCCGCCTCACCGAGACCCGTTGACCGCGCTCTTCCGGTCCAGCAGCCACAGCGCCCGGTGGGCCACCGGGTGGGTGCGGACGATCTCGCCGAGCGTCGTCGACCCCTGCGTGACCTTCGTGAACATGTGCCAGGCCGGCCGGAATCCGGTCAGCGCCGCGTGGAACACCCCGGGGTGCCGCTCGAAGGCCGCCAGCATCCGCCGCCCGACCGCCATCTCCACGCCAAGGCCCGCCTTCACGGCGAACGCGTAGTTGAGCGCCTGGCGCCGCGCGTCCACCGCGTCCTGCGCCTCGGCGATCCGCACCGCCCACTCCCCCGCGAGCCGGCCGGAGCGCAGCGCGTACGAGATGCCCTCCCGGGTCCACGGCTCCAGCAGTCCCGCGGCGTCGCCGCAGACGACGACCCGGCCGCGGGACAGCGGCGAGTTGTGCGCGCGGCAGCGCGTGAGGTGCCCGGACGACAGGCTCGGCTCGAAGCCCGCAAGACCGAGCCGGGCGGTGAACTCCTCCAGATAGCGCTTCGTCGCGGCGCCGTCGCCGCGGGCGGAGATCACGCCGACCGTCAGCGTGTCCCCCTTGGGGAAGACCCAGCCGTAACTCCCGGGCAGCGGGCCCCAGTCGATGAGCACCCGGCCGCGCCAGTCGTCGGCGACCTCCGGCGGCACCGGGATCTCCGCCTCCAGACCCAGGTCCACCTGCTCCAGCTCCACCCCGACGTGGCTGCTGGTCCGCCCCGCGCTGCCGTCCGCGCCGACCACGGCGCGGGCCAGCACCTTCTCGCCGCCCGACAGGTGCACGGCCACCGTGCGCCGGTCCGGCACATCGGGCCCGTGCTGCTCGACCCGCGCGACGGTCACGCCGGTACGCAGCCGCGCCCCCGCGCCCTGCGCGGCCTCGGCGAGCCGGGCGTCCAGCTCGGCGCGGTTGACGAGCCCGAACAGCGTGCGGCGGGAGCGGCGCGTGCGGCCGAGCCGGCCGCGCATGGTGAACGTCACGGCGTTGACGCGGTCGCGCAGCGGCAGTTCGACCCCGTCGGGGAGCGCCTCGCGGGACAGCCCGATGATGCCGCCGCCGCAGGTCTTGTAGCGGGGCAGTTCCGAGCGTTCCAGGAGGAGGACGCTGCGGCCCTGTCCGGCGGCGGCGTACGCCGCGGAGGCACCGGCGGGACCTGCGCCGATCACCACGACGTCCCAGACCTCCGGCTCGCCGCCGACCGCCCCGCCGGCCCCGGCACCGGTCTCCGACCCGGGCGCCACCGGCGGCGTCTTCGCGGGCCCTTCGTCCGGCGCCGCCTCCCCGGCCGCGTCCCGTGCGTCGCCCGGCGAGCGGCCCTCTGCCGCCTCGCCCGCTTCGTTGCCCGCCTCGTTCTCGCTGGTCACGTTGGCTCTCTGCTCCTGTTTCCGGCCTCCCCCACCCGGGGGCGCCCACCTGCCGCATCCTAGAACGACGCACCGCTGTGCGATGATCGTCACCGCTCGCCCCGATTCCGGGACCCGACACCGCAGGACACAACGCAGTTCGCCCGAGGAGCGTTCCCATGGACACCGATCGGCTCGCCGGCACCGTCGCCGGACTGCTGCCGCGCGCCCGTACCGAACTGGCCGAGCTGGTCTCCTTCCGCTCGGTCGCGCTCATCGATCCGGAGCGCTTCCCGGCGACCGAGTCCGACGCCGCCGCCCGCTGGATCACCGACGCGCTCACCGCCGAGGGCTTCACGGACGTGCGGCTGCTCGACACCCCGGACGGCACCCGTTCGGTGTACGGGTACCTCCCGGGGCCGGCCGGCGCCCCCACGGTGCTGCTCTACGCCCACTACGACGTACAGCCGCCGCTCGACGAATCAGCGTGGCTCAGCCCGCCCTTCGAGCTGACGGAGCGCGACGGCCGGTGGTACGGGCGCGGCGCCGCGGACTGCAAGGGCGGCGTCCTCATGCATCTGACCGCGCTCCGCGCGCTGCGCGAGAACGGCGGCGTGCCGGTCTCGGTCAAGATCATCGTCGAGGGCTCGGAGGAGCAGGGCACCGGCGGTCTGCAGCAGTACGCCGAGCAGCACCCGGAGTTGCTGGCCGCCGACACGATCGTCATCGGCGACGTCGGCAACTTCCGCGTCGGGCTGCCCACGGTCACGGCCACGCTGCGCGGCATGACGATGCTCCGCGTGCAGGTGGACGCGCTGGCGGGGAACCTGCACTCGGGCCAGTTCGGCGGCGCCGCCCCCGACGCCCTCGCCGCGCTCATCCGGATCCTCGACTCGCTGCGCGGCCCCGACGGCTCGACCACGGTCGACGGCCTGGCACCCGGCTCCCGGTGGGACGGCCTGGCGTACCCGGAGGACACCTTCCGCCGTGACGCGAAGGTGCTGGACGGCGTGGAGCTGATCGGCACGGGCAGCGTCGCGGACCGCATCTGGGCGAGCCCCGCGGTGACGGTCATCGGGATGGACGTCCCCTCGGTGGCCGGGGCCACGCCGTCGGTGCAGGCCACCGCCGCGGCGCTGGTGAGCCTGCGGCTGCCGCCGGGCCACGGCTCTGCGGAGGCGACGGAGCGCCTGACGGCGCACTTCGAGGCGCACGCGCCCTGGGGCGTCAAGGTGACCACCGAGTCGTACGGCTCGGGCGAGCCGTTCCGCGCCGACGTCACCAGCCCCGCGTACCGCGCGATGGCCGAGGCGCTGCGTGCGGCGTACCCGGGCGAGGAGATGCAGGTCGCCGGGCAGGGCGGCACGATCCCGCTGTGCAACACCCTGGCCGAGCTGTACCCGCGGGCGGAGATCCTGCTGATCGGGCTCTCCGAGCCGGAGGCGCAGATCCACGCGGTGAACGAGAGCGTGTCGCCGGAGGAGTTGGAGCGGCTGTCGTTCGCGGAGGCGCTGTTCCTGCACCGGTACGCGTCCGGGCGCGCGGACTGAGTCCGCGGCCCCGCGGGGCCGTCAGGCGACGTCCGTGAGCCGGGCGAAGACGACGACGTTGCCCTCGTAGCCGGGGTCGTTTCCCTCGCGGTAGCGGCCGCCGCAGGTGAGTACGCGCAGCTCGGCCCGGTCGGTGTCGCCGTAGACGCGCCGGCTGGGGAAGTCGGCGGCGTCGAAGACCTCGACGGCGTAGACGGTGAACTCCGCCGTGCGGCCGTCCTCCCGGTCGACCTTGACGACGTCGCCGCGCTTCAGGCCGCCGAGGCGGTAGAAGACGGCGGGCCCGGCCGCGTCGTCGACGTGCCCGGTGACGACGGCGGTGCCGGTCGCACCGGGGGTGGCCGCGTCCCGGTACCAGCCGGCGAGGTTGGGTACGCCGGGAGGCGGCGCGGCGAGCCAGCCGTCGGAGTCGAGGCCGACGCCGGTGAGCGGCGCGTCGAGGCCGATGGCGGGGATCCGGATCGTGGCCGGCTGCGAGGCGGCCAGCGGCGGGTGCGCGGGCGGGCCGTCGTCCGCCAGGGCGCTCTCCGCGGAGGGCTGCGGCGGACCGAAGCCGCCGGTGAGCGCGGTGTGGATCATCCCGATGCCCAGGAGCATCACGCAGATGACGACGCCCGCGGCGAACCTTCTGCGCAGCGCGCCGGCCACGGTCCCGCCGCCTCCGCCGTCGCCGCCGGGGTCCGCGGGCGGGCCGCCGGGTGCGGTGCCGTTCGGCGCGGCGCCGTACCCGGCCGTGTCGTGGGGCAGCGTGCCGTGCGGGGTCATGCCGTAGGGCATCGCGGCGTAGGGGTCGATGGTGCGTTGCTCGTGCATGGTGCGGACCGTTTCTGCCCGGGGGAGCCACGCGGGAGGGTGCGCGGAGAGCTGTGCGGGAGTGGTACGGGACGTCGGGTACGGCCCGCGTGGTGCGCCCCGCGGCCCTGGGGCCGCGGGGCAGCACGCGCGATGCGGACCGGTGCTTGCGCCGCGGGGTCAGTCGCGGCCGGGCGTCTCCCGGCGCCGTAGCAGCAGAGCCCCGCCGAACGCACCCGCGGCGGTCAGCCCGGCGCCACCGGAGAGCATCACGACGTGGTCCTCCTGCGAGCCGCCGAGGCCGCCGCGGGCCGGCTTCACCGGCTTCACCGGCTCTGCGGGGCGGACCGCTTCCTTGCCCGGCTCGGCGGGCTCCGCGCCCTCCTTGCCGGGCCGCGCCGGCAGCGCCGTCCGGGTCGCCTCCTTGCCCTGCTCCTCGCGCGGCCTGGACGTGGAGCCGGTCTCCGACTTGCCGCCACCGGCGCCCGCGATGGTCAGCGGCGCGGTGCCGGACTCGGCGCCGCAGGTGAACGTCACCTCGAACGAGGCGCCCGGCTTGGCGTCGAGGTCGACCATCGCCTGGGCGCTCTGGGTGCCGCCGCCCGTGCCGAGGGCCGTCTTGTCGAAGACCGCCGACGAGGCCGTGGCTTCCTTGTCGCAGTCGGTCACGGTCAGCTCGACCCTGCCGCCCGGCTTGACGGTCTTGGGGGTGACCGTGAAGCCGAAGGAGGTGATGTTGCCGTCGTTGCCCTGCGCCGTCGCCACCGTGGCCGTGAGGCCGGCGGCGACGGCACCGACGGCCGCGGCTGCCAGCGCCGTGGATATGATCCGCATCGGTCGTTCGCTCCTGAAGTGGGGGACGCGACGACGTGGGCCGCCGCTAGCAGAGACGCTATGCAGCCGGAGCGGGTGACACGCACTCAAAAACTGCCGAACGGGGCAAGAGCAGGGCCAATAGGGTTGCCGCGGCCACCCCGCCGTCCCGCCAAGCCCCTCGCGCACCTCGCGCCCTCGCGGCGCCCTCGCGTCCCCCCTCGGATCACGCCCCGTCCGCGACCGGCGCCCCGCCCTCCAGGTAGACGGCCGCCCCCCGCCGCCGGGCCCGCAGCGCCCAGCGCAGCCGGCTGAAGCGCACCGACGGCAGCAGCCCGCCCGCCTCGTCCTCCGTGACGAACCGCCAGGCGCGCAGCTCGGGACCCGGCAGCAGCACGCCGGCCGCCTCCGCAGGGCCCAGCCGCCCGCCGTCGTAGAGCAGCCGCAGCCCGCCGTACTCGGGCGGCCGTGGCGGCTCCCAGTCCACCACCAGCAGCCGCGGCGCCCGCCGCAGGCGCAGCCCCAGCTCCTCCGCCACCTCCCGGACGCCGCCGCGCGCCGGCGCCTCGCCGGCCTCGACGACGCCGCCCGGGAACTCCCAGCCCGGCTTGTACGTGGGGTCGACGAGGAGCACCCGGTCGTCCTCGTCGAAGAGCAGCACGCCGGCGGCGAGCGTCTCGCCGGTGGGCTCGGAGTTCTGCACGATGTCGCAGTATCCGGCCCCCGCGCGGAGGCAGGAGGCGATCTCCTCGGCGGCCTCGCGTGCGCTCTGACCTGCGGCGTGGACGATGTGGGCGTCGCCGGTGAGCCAGTGCGGGAAGGGCCCGGCGTGCAGGATCGTTTCGTCAAACGAGACGAGCAAATGGCGCACTTCGAAGCCGCGCGAGGCCAGCCTGCCGAAGATCTCGTCGCGGTGCTCCTCGCGCCACAGCGCCGCCGGCACCACGAGCGGACCGTCCGCCTCCGCCAGCAGCGCCGCCGCCGTCTCGACCACCAGCCGGCGCCACGCCGGCAGCTCCTGCTCGTCGCCGACCTCGTCCAGGCGCTTCTGCGGCAGCAGCGCGCGCAGCTGTCCGCCCGTCAGCTCCGGGTCGTAGAGGATGCTCCCCGGCGTCAGCTCCACCAGCTCGTGCGCGACGCGGCGCAGACCCGTATCCCATGCACCGTTCAGCCAGACGATCACATGTTCCCCCTCTCAGCCGCCCCCAGAGAGTTGCCCGCTACCCGCTCCCGGGGAAACTCCGTGCGAAGAGTTTGGCCGCAGGTCTACGTCACACCGCCGTAACCCGGCGCAATGACGCCGGGTCGCGGACGAAGCCGGGCGGCCGCCCGGCCCGTACGCGCTCACGCCGGGCCCAACCGGGCCGGACGGGGTCCGGCTGGGGGCCGTTCGGCCCCTCCACCGCACCGCGCCCACCAGGCAGGATGGCGCCTGCCTGCCCGCTTCGTGCGGGCCGGGTTCGGCGGCCCGGTCCAGAGGTCAGATGGGCTGACCGACGGCTCCCCCCGGGCCGCCGTAGCCCCTCTCCTGCGGGCCGCCGTCCGCTTTCCCGCCGCCTCACCCCTTGGTCGAGCCGAGCGTGAGACCGGCGATGAAGTGCCGCTGCAGCAGCAGGAAGACGATGATCGTCGGCAGCGCGACCAGCACGGATCCGGCGGCGAGCAGGTTGTAGTCGGTGAAGAACTGCCCGCGCAGGTTGTTGAGCGCCGAGGTGATCGGGAGCTTGTCGCCGTCGGAGATGAAGACCAGCGCCCAGAGGAAGTCGTTGTACATCCAGGTGAACTGCAGCGTCCCCAGCGCCGCCAGCGCCGGGCGGCACAGGGGCAGGGTGATCCGCCAGTACTGGGTCCACACCCCGGCGCCGTCGACAACCGCGGCCTCCAGGATCTCGGTGGGCAGCGCCCGCATGAAGTTCGCCAGCACGAAGACGCAGAAGCCGAGCTGGAAGCCGACGTTGACGGAGATGACGGCCCAGTACGAGTCGTACATCGTCATCGACTCGGACATCCAGTACGGCAGCTCGATGCGGTTGAACATCACGTACAGCGGGGTGACGATCACCTGCTGCGGCAGCAGATTGCCCGCGGTGAAGAGGATGAGCAGGAAGAAGCCGCCGCGGATGCGCAGCCGGGCCAGCACGAAGGCGGCGAACGACGCCAGGAAGAGCACGATCAGCACGCCGGGCACGGCGATGATGAGCGAGTTGACGAAGTACTTGCTCATCTCCGAGTCGGAGAACGCCTGCCGGTAGTAGTCGAAGGACAGCTTGCGGGGGAAGGAGAAGTAGCCGTGTTCGGCGGTCTCCTCGTACGGGCGCAGCGAGGCGTAGACGGCGAGCAGCAGCGGGGCGAGGAAGGCCAGCGAGACCCCGCCGAGGAAGATGTGCACGCCGAACCGGCCGCGGCGCGGCCGCTTCCCGGCCTCCCGGTCCGGCTTCCCGGCCGGTGCCGCGGCGGGGCGCGGCGTGGTCGCGGTGGGTATGTCCGCGGTCATCGGTGCTCCTCTCCGCGCATCTCCTGCACCAGGTACGTCACGATGAATCCTAGGGAGACGGTGAGCAGCACCACGGCGATGGCGGAGCCGAAGCCGATGCGGCTGGCCTCCCCGATGATGTTGTCGGTGACGAGCACGGAGAGCAGTTCCAGGCCGTTTCTGCCCTTGTTGATGGCGTAGACGATGTCGAAGGCGCGTAGCGCCTCGATGACGGTGATGACGAGGACGACGACGTTGACCGGCCGCATCGTGGGGAAGACCACGCGCAGGAAGGTCTGCCGCTCGTTCGCGCCGTCGATGGCGGCGGCCTCCTTCAGCTCGGGCGCCACCGCCTTGAGCCCGGCCAGGTAGAGGATCATGACGTAGCCGGTGTGCCGCCAGCCGGCGGCCAGCAGCACCATCCAGATGTTGAGGTCGCGGTCGCCGAGCCAGTCTGTGGGGTTGTTCTCGTTGCCCAGGATGGCGTTCAGCGCGCCCTGGTCGCGGGAGAAGATCAGTTGGGCGATGAAGCCGACGACGGCGAGGGAGAGCACCACCGGCAGGTAGATCGTGGACTGGTAGAAGCGCGAGAAGCGCACCCCGCGGTCGATGACGACCGCGAGCAGCAGCCCGAAGGGCGTGGCGACCAGACCCAGGAACGCGATCCACAGCAGGTTGTTGCGCACCGCCGGCCAGAACGGCGGGTAGTCGCCGCCGGCGAGCGTGTCGTAGTTGTCGCCGCCGACCCAGCTCAGGTCGGACAGACCGTCCCAGGAGGAGAAGGAGAGGGTGATGGAGGCGACGGTCGGCCCCCAGATGATGAACAGGTCCAGCAGGATGGCGAAGCCCAGCAGCACGCCGATGACGGCGAGGTCGCGGGCGGTGAACCGCCTCGGACCCCGCCGTCGGGTGCGCCGCGCGTGGTTGACGAGCGGCACGGCGGGCTACTCCTGGCCTTCGGCGAAGATGGTCTTCTTCTGGCTCTCGATGCCCTTGAGCAGGCCGTCGATGTCGTCCGGGTCGTCGATGAAGTCCTGGAACGCCTTGATCATGACCGTCGAGGCGAAGTCGGGGCGGGTGTCCCGGTCGAGGAACTGGGATATGTGTTTCGCATTCGAGACCAGCTCCGCCGCCTTCTTCTGCAGCGTGGAGTAGGCGGAGGTGTCGGCGCCGGAGTGCACGGCGATGTTGTTGGGGTCGGACTTGAGATACGCGTCCTCGGCGGCCGGGGTGGCGAGGAACTTCAGCAGTTCCTCCGCGCCTTCCTCGTTCTTGACCTTGGACGACATCAGGAAGCCGTCGATGGGCGCCTCGACCGCGTCCTGCCCGTGCTCGGGGGATATCTCGGGGAACGGGAAGAAGTCCAGGTCCTCGCGGTCGGCTTCGGAGAACTGCTGGCCGGGCTGCGGCAGGCCGAACACGGCCATGCCGGTCTTCTTCTGCGCCAGCGTCTGCGCGGCCTCCTGCCAGGTGCGGCCGTTGGCACCCTTGTCGTGGTACGGCATGAGGCCGCGCCACAGGTCGAAGACCTCGCGCACCCGGGGGTCGGTCCAGGACTCCTCGCCGGCCATCAGCGACTTGTGGAACTCGTACCCGTTGGCGCGCATGTCGAGATAGTCGAACGTGCCCATGGCCGGCCAGCCGTCCTTGTCGCCGAAGGCGAACGGGACCAGGCCGTCCTTCTGCATCTGCTTGGCCAGGGCGGTGTACTGGTCGAAGGTCGTCGGTATCTCGTAGCCGCCCTGCTCGAAGACGCTCTTCCGGTAGAAGACCGCCCACGGGTAGTAGTAGAACGGCACGAAGTACTGCTTGCCGTCGGCGCCGGTGGACTGGTCCTTCAGCGCGCCGGAGAACCCGTCGAAGCCCTTCCACAGGTCGCTGATCTCCGAGAGCAGCCCGCGCTCCGCGAAGAACTGCATGCGGTAGCCGGCGAACCACATGAAGACGTCGTCCGGCCGGCCCTGCAGGTAGCGGTTGATGTTCTCCTGGAACGTGTTGTGGTCGACGGTATTGACCTCGACCTTCTTCTTCGAGTTCTTCTCAAACAGGTCGAACGCGTCCTGGAACGCCTTGCGGGGCACCTCGTCGGAGGCGTTCGACCCCAGTGTCACGGTCTTGCCGTCCCCGCCCGGGCCGCTTCCGCAGGCGGCGAGGAGGGTCGGGAGGGTGACGGCGCCGGCGCCGAGAGCGGCCCCTCGCAGCAGACTCCGGCGCGTCATCGGTGGTGCGGTGGTGGGGCGGCCTACAGTCCTGCTGGCAGAAGATGAGGCGCTCATCGCTCCCCTTCCGTGGAGTGTTAACCAAACACAACCGAACGAAGATTGTGGGATCACACCTCCACCTACGGGCACTGTCAAGGGTTTTGACCGAGTGTCAGCCAACTGTTACCGCATCTCTTCCGACAGAAGCGAACAAGCTCTACCGTAAACGCTCGTGTGACGCGTCCATGACCCGTCCCGTCCGCAGCACCCCCACCCAGAGGAGTGGATCAGATGCGGAAACTGCCATCCGCACGAAGAGCCGCCAGACCGTACGCGCGCGCGGTGATCGGTGCCGCGGGAGCGGTCGCGCTGTGCGCGGTCCTCACCGCGCCGGCCGCGGCGGCGCCCACGGGAGCCCAGGCGCAGAGCGTGACCGCCGCCGCGAAGCCGGCGGCACAGCCCGATGCCCCGTCCGAGGCCCAGCCGGCGGCACAGCCCGCGGTGCGGCTGCCCGACGGGCTGGCGAAGACCCCGCCGATGGGCTTCAACAACTGGAACTCCACCCACTGCCGGGCGGAGTTCGACCACGAGATGGTCAAGGGCATCGCCGACATCTTCGTCGAGCGCGGCCTGAAGGACGCCGGCTACGAGTACGTGAACCTCGACGACTGCTGGGCCCTCCCCCAGCGCGACGCGAACGGCAAGCTCGTCCCCGACCCCGTGCGCTTCCCCGACGGGATCAAGGCCGTGGCCGACTACGTCCACGCCAAGGGTCTGAAGATCGGCATCTACACCAGCGCCGGCACCAAGACCTGCAACTCCGCCGGCTTCCCCGGTGCCCTCGGGCACGAGGAGAGCGACGCGATGCAGTTCGCGGAGTGGGGCATCGACTACCTCAAGTACGACAACTGCAACAACCAGGGCGTCGACGCCATCCAGCGGTACACCAAGATGCGCGACGCGCTGAAGGCCGCCTCCGAGACCACCGGCCGGCCCATCGTCTACAGCATCTGCGAGTGGGGCCAGAACAAGCCGTGGGAGTGGGCCGCGGACGTCGGGCACCTGTGGCGTACGACCGGTGACATCAGCGACAACTGGTCCAGCATGCTCGGCATCATGAAGCAGAACCTGCCGCTCGCCGAGTACGCGGGACCCGGCCACTGGAACGACCCGGACATGCTGGAGGTCGGCAACGGCGGCATGACCGACACCGAGTACCGCACCCACTTCTCGATGTGGTCCATCATGGCGGCGCCGCTGCTCATCGGCTCCGACCTGCGCTCCGCGGACGAGGCGACGTTCGAGATCCTGGAGAACAGGGACGTCATCGCCGTCGACCAGGACCCGCTGGGCAAGCAGGGCGCCGTGGTCACCTCCGAGGGCGGCCGGTGGGTCGTCGCCAAGGAGATGGCGGACGGCAGCCGCGCCGTGGCGCTCTTCAACGAGTCGAACGCGCCGCAGCGCATCTCCACCACCGCCGAGGCCGTGGGCCTGCCGGCCGCGGAGGGCTACCGGCTGCGCGACCTGTGGCAGCACGCGGACTACAACACCGGCGGCGAGATCTCCGCGTCGGTGCCCGCGCACGGGACCGTGATGTACCGCGTCTGGCCCGGTGAGGGCGCCGGCGCCTACCCGCCGGCCGCCGAGTTCGGCACCGACGCCACCCCGTACGTCGAGGCGGGCGGCGAGGCCGAGGTGACGACGACGTTCCGCAACACCGGCGTCACCCCGGCGAAGAACGTGACCGTCGCCTTCGACGCCCCGGCGGGCTGGCAGGTGGAGACCGACTCCCCCACCACGGCGAAGCAGCTCAGGCCGGGCGGGAAGCTGACCACCACCTGGCGGGTCACCGCCCCCGCGGGCGCACGCACCGGCCGCCAGGAGTTCCCGCTCTCCGCCGGCTATACGGCGCCGTCCGGCCAGACGGTGTCGCTGACCTCGGCGGGTGCGGCGTACGTGGTCGCGAGCCCACCTGCGGGGACGACGTACGCGAGCGACTGGGAGTGGCTGGAGGCCGGCAACGGCTGGGGTCCGGTGGAGCGGGACACCAGCGTCGGCGAGCAGCCGGCGGGCGACGGCAAGCCCCTCACCATCGGCGGCCAGACGTACGCCAAGGGCCTGGGCGTGCACGCCGCCAGCGACGTCGGGTTCTACACCGGCGAGGAGTGCGAGACGTTCACCGCCCAGGTCGGGGTGGACGACGAGACCGGGACCAACGGCTCGGTGTCCTTCGAGGTCTGGGCGGACGGCGTCAAGGTCGCGGACTCCGGCGTGCTGACGGGCGACAAGGCGGCGCAGCCGCTCTCCGCGGACGTCGGCGGCGCGCAGACCGTACGGCTGGTCGTCACCGACGGCGGCGACGGCGTGGACCACGACCACGGCGACTGGGCGGACGCGGCGTTCACCTGCTGACGCCCCGTCGCGTACGGCCGTGAAGGAGGGCGGGTGCGCCGCCGCGCCTGACGCACGCGGCGGCGCACCCGCCCGCGGGGCACCGGCCCGGCAGCACCCGCTGCCGTACGCGCGGGGCCGCTGCCCCG
The Streptomyces sp. CNQ-509 DNA segment above includes these coding regions:
- a CDS encoding carbohydrate ABC transporter permease codes for the protein MPLVNHARRTRRRGPRRFTARDLAVIGVLLGFAILLDLFIIWGPTVASITLSFSSWDGLSDLSWVGGDNYDTLAGGDYPPFWPAVRNNLLWIAFLGLVATPFGLLLAVVIDRGVRFSRFYQSTIYLPVVLSLAVVGFIAQLIFSRDQGALNAILGNENNPTDWLGDRDLNIWMVLLAAGWRHTGYVMILYLAGLKAVAPELKEAAAIDGANERQTFLRVVFPTMRPVNVVVLVITVIEALRAFDIVYAINKGRNGLELLSVLVTDNIIGEASRIGFGSAIAVVLLTVSLGFIVTYLVQEMRGEEHR
- a CDS encoding carbohydrate ABC transporter permease, translating into MTADIPTATTPRPAAAPAGKPDREAGKRPRRGRFGVHIFLGGVSLAFLAPLLLAVYASLRPYEETAEHGYFSFPRKLSFDYYRQAFSDSEMSKYFVNSLIIAVPGVLIVLFLASFAAFVLARLRIRGGFFLLILFTAGNLLPQQVIVTPLYVMFNRIELPYWMSESMTMYDSYWAVISVNVGFQLGFCVFVLANFMRALPTEILEAAVVDGAGVWTQYWRITLPLCRPALAALGTLQFTWMYNDFLWALVFISDGDKLPITSALNNLRGQFFTDYNLLAAGSVLVALPTIIVFLLLQRHFIAGLTLGSTKG
- a CDS encoding dipeptidase; the protein is MDTDRLAGTVAGLLPRARTELAELVSFRSVALIDPERFPATESDAAARWITDALTAEGFTDVRLLDTPDGTRSVYGYLPGPAGAPTVLLYAHYDVQPPLDESAWLSPPFELTERDGRWYGRGAADCKGGVLMHLTALRALRENGGVPVSVKIIVEGSEEQGTGGLQQYAEQHPELLAADTIVIGDVGNFRVGLPTVTATLRGMTMLRVQVDALAGNLHSGQFGGAAPDALAALIRILDSLRGPDGSTTVDGLAPGSRWDGLAYPEDTFRRDAKVLDGVELIGTGSVADRIWASPAVTVIGMDVPSVAGATPSVQATAAALVSLRLPPGHGSAEATERLTAHFEAHAPWGVKVTTESYGSGEPFRADVTSPAYRAMAEALRAAYPGEEMQVAGQGGTIPLCNTLAELYPRAEILLIGLSEPEAQIHAVNESVSPEELERLSFAEALFLHRYASGRAD
- a CDS encoding NUDIX hydrolase; the encoded protein is MIVWLNGAWDTGLRRVAHELVELTPGSILYDPELTGGQLRALLPQKRLDEVGDEQELPAWRRLVVETAAALLAEADGPLVVPAALWREEHRDEIFGRLASRGFEVRHLLVSFDETILHAGPFPHWLTGDAHIVHAAGQSAREAAEEIASCLRAGAGYCDIVQNSEPTGETLAAGVLLFDEDDRVLLVDPTYKPGWEFPGGVVEAGEAPARGGVREVAEELGLRLRRAPRLLVVDWEPPRPPEYGGLRLLYDGGRLGPAEAAGVLLPGPELRAWRFVTEDEAGGLLPSVRFSRLRWALRARRRGAAVYLEGGAPVADGA
- a CDS encoding geranylgeranyl reductase family protein translates to MTSENEAGNEAGEAAEGRSPGDARDAAGEAAPDEGPAKTPPVAPGSETGAGAGGAVGGEPEVWDVVVIGAGPAGASAAYAAAGQGRSVLLLERSELPRYKTCGGGIIGLSREALPDGVELPLRDRVNAVTFTMRGRLGRTRRSRRTLFGLVNRAELDARLAEAAQGAGARLRTGVTVARVEQHGPDVPDRRTVAVHLSGGEKVLARAVVGADGSAGRTSSHVGVELEQVDLGLEAEIPVPPEVADDWRGRVLIDWGPLPGSYGWVFPKGDTLTVGVISARGDGAATKRYLEEFTARLGLAGFEPSLSSGHLTRCRAHNSPLSRGRVVVCGDAAGLLEPWTREGISYALRSGRLAGEWAVRIAEAQDAVDARRQALNYAFAVKAGLGVEMAVGRRMLAAFERHPGVFHAALTGFRPAWHMFTKVTQGSTTLGEIVRTHPVAHRALWLLDRKSAVNGSR
- a CDS encoding sensor histidine kinase, with product MRRGGPPWWGREDEAGGRRWPGPPSGGPSAPGGPRTAPDDNDGRPLPGMLRWLPSRDRLPWRSTLFLTFFMVVGTRGAAQATDRVDPFPGAIGFLLAAAVLLLLRHRYPRTAAFGTVAVCLGYLATGFPYGPIFLSAAVACFAAISVGERHAVWGALGLLFAGHIAYTSVLYRWLPPSDDGGGHWGQVLFVIAWVLAVVAGGELMRTRREQWAAARAEREEAKRRRADEERLRIARELHDVLAHSISVINIQAGVGLALLDQQPEKAREALTTIKSASKEALGEVRQVLDALRTPGGAPRSPAPGLDRLGELKEQAAAAGLTVDIAVEGTRAALPPGTELAAFRIVQEALTNVVRHSGSRTARVLVRHAPGELELQIDDAGPATASGLTGGGNGLVGMRERASALGGTVEAATRADGGFRVRARIPLPADTVNAGRETPRRHTPEERQ
- a CDS encoding class F sortase, which codes for MHEQRTIDPYAAMPYGMTPHGTLPHDTAGYGAAPNGTAPGGPPADPGGDGGGGGTVAGALRRRFAAGVVICVMLLGIGMIHTALTGGFGPPQPSAESALADDGPPAHPPLAASQPATIRIPAIGLDAPLTGVGLDSDGWLAAPPPGVPNLAGWYRDAATPGATGTAVVTGHVDDAAGPAVFYRLGGLKRGDVVKVDREDGRTAEFTVYAVEVFDAADFPSRRVYGDTDRAELRVLTCGGRYREGNDPGYEGNVVVFARLTDVA